One window of the Procambarus clarkii isolate CNS0578487 chromosome 89, FALCON_Pclarkii_2.0, whole genome shotgun sequence genome contains the following:
- the LOC138359189 gene encoding nuclear transcription factor Y subunit beta-like: MCGVAVCTRQQQQQQLQRQQQQRQQQLAVSGAPADQQPPVRPAKARRGTTWHHNEPQAANKEKRQNEKTIEAKFVCWVEKQERGELVGLLRENWASWREQPPPHQETQTPARHLSERSSSESEHDHNSSESEHDHKSSESEHDHKSSESEHDHNSSESEHDHNNSESEHDHNNSESEHDHKSSESEHDHNNSESEHDRNSSESEHDHKSSESEQTNNALG, encoded by the exons ATGTGTGGAGTGGCGGTGTGCacacggcagcagcagcagcagcagctgcagcggcagcagcagcagcggcagcagcagctggCCGTCTCGGGTGCACCAGCAGACCAGCAGCCGCCTGTCCGAccggc GAAGGCCCGCAGAGGAACAACCTGGCATCACAACGAACCTCAGGCAGCAAATAAGGAAAAACGACAAAACGAGAAAACAATTGAAGCCAAATTTGTGTGTTGGGTGGAGAAGCAGGAGCGAGGAGAGTTAGTGGGGCTCTTACGGGAGAATTGGGCCTCCTGGAGGGAGCAGCCCCCGCCACACCAGGAGACGCAGACCCCCGCCAGACACCTGAGCGAGCGAAG CAGCAGCGAGAGTGAACACGACCACAACAGCAGCGAGAGTGAACACGACCACAAGAGCAGCGAGAGTGAACACGACCACAAGAGCAGCGAGAGTGAACACGACCACAACAGCAGCGAGAGTGAACACGACCACAACAACAGCGAGAGTGAACACGACCACAACAACAGCGAGAGTGAACACGACCACAAGAGCAGCGAGAGTGAACACGACCACAACAACAGCGAGAGTGAACACGACCGCAACAGCAGCGAGAGTGAACACGACCACAAGAGCAGCGAGAGTGAACAGACTAACAATGCACTTGGGTGA